One Streptomyces sp. CNQ-509 DNA window includes the following coding sequences:
- a CDS encoding NADPH-dependent FMN reductase has translation MRILGLCGSLRSGSFNASVLRTAVDMTVSPRELVVWPDLGRLPFFNADVEQTALPGIVADLRSAVGLSDGVLIVSPEYAHGTSGVLKNALEWLVGGGEIAAKPVALVSASTAITGGDNARSWLSQTLTVMGAQVIPQDLRIPIATRKITDGRLTDEPTLAALHDLLDHLTDAAVKAREENDTYA, from the coding sequence GTGAGGATCCTCGGTCTGTGCGGCAGTCTGCGCTCCGGGTCGTTCAACGCGTCCGTGCTGCGCACAGCGGTCGACATGACCGTCTCCCCGCGGGAACTCGTCGTCTGGCCGGACCTGGGCCGTCTGCCCTTCTTCAACGCGGACGTCGAGCAGACCGCGCTGCCCGGAATCGTCGCGGACCTACGCTCCGCGGTGGGCTTGTCCGACGGCGTGCTCATCGTGAGCCCCGAGTACGCCCATGGCACCTCCGGCGTGCTGAAGAACGCGCTGGAGTGGTTGGTCGGCGGCGGCGAGATCGCGGCCAAGCCGGTGGCCCTGGTCAGCGCATCCACCGCGATCACCGGCGGCGACAACGCCCGCTCCTGGCTGTCGCAGACCCTCACCGTGATGGGTGCCCAGGTGATCCCACAGGACCTGCGCATTCCGATCGCCACGAGGAAGATCACCGATGGCAGGCTCACGGATGAGCCGACCCTGGCCGCCCTGCACGACCTCCTCGACCACCTCACTGATGCCGCGGTCAAGGCCCGGGAGGAGAACGACACCTACGCCTGA
- a CDS encoding cytochrome P450 translates to MTACPHAADALFTPEFVANPYPAYAGLREEGRAHRVTLPGGVEAWLLTSYDDCRRAFLDNDSYSKDMAGTWTAFQEQRVPITGDVVIGMGDHMLVSDPPRHTRLKALISKAFTPRRIEALAPSIEATATGLLDGLLRRRGEDSGRADLTTEFAALLPMEVIRQLLDVPAEDGERLRHAVEAVMSNDEDSRDAAMAAFQEVHDTLRTLVARKRTEAGDDLTSALVSARDEDDRLSEDELVSMLALLLSAGHETTVNLLGSTVLALLRHPRQLALLQREPDRWAEAVEEVLRWDGPIQNAIWRFTRKPVTVGDVTIPAGEAVALSVAAADRDPDRYPDGELFDVTRGERSHLAFGHGIHHCLGAPLARLEARIAVPLVFAKLPGLALDGEPSYRPSTVSRALSSLPVTFRNAG, encoded by the coding sequence ATGACCGCTTGTCCGCACGCAGCCGACGCCCTGTTCACCCCCGAGTTCGTCGCCAACCCCTACCCGGCGTACGCCGGGCTGCGCGAGGAGGGCCGGGCGCACCGGGTGACCCTGCCCGGCGGCGTCGAGGCATGGCTGCTCACCTCGTACGACGACTGCCGCCGCGCCTTCCTCGACAACGACTCCTACTCCAAGGACATGGCCGGCACCTGGACGGCCTTCCAGGAGCAGCGAGTCCCGATCACCGGTGACGTGGTGATCGGGATGGGCGACCACATGCTGGTCTCGGACCCGCCCCGCCATACCCGGCTCAAGGCCCTGATCTCCAAGGCATTCACGCCGCGCCGCATAGAGGCCCTCGCTCCGAGCATCGAGGCGACCGCGACCGGGCTGCTCGACGGCCTGCTGCGGCGGCGCGGCGAGGACTCCGGGCGCGCCGACCTCACCACCGAGTTCGCCGCACTGCTGCCGATGGAGGTCATCCGGCAGCTGCTGGACGTGCCCGCCGAGGACGGGGAGCGGCTGCGGCACGCGGTGGAAGCGGTGATGAGCAACGACGAGGACAGCCGGGACGCGGCCATGGCCGCCTTCCAGGAGGTCCACGACACACTGCGCACCCTTGTGGCGCGCAAGCGCACCGAGGCCGGCGACGACCTGACCTCGGCGCTCGTCAGCGCCCGCGACGAGGACGACAGGCTCAGCGAAGACGAACTCGTCTCGATGCTGGCACTGCTGCTCTCCGCCGGCCACGAGACCACCGTCAACCTGCTCGGCAGCACCGTCCTGGCGCTGCTGCGCCACCCCCGCCAACTCGCCCTGCTCCAGCGGGAGCCCGACCGCTGGGCGGAAGCGGTGGAAGAGGTGCTGCGCTGGGACGGCCCCATCCAGAACGCCATCTGGCGCTTCACCCGCAAGCCGGTCACCGTCGGGGACGTCACCATCCCGGCGGGCGAGGCGGTGGCGCTGAGCGTGGCCGCCGCCGACCGGGACCCGGACCGCTACCCGGACGGGGAGCTGTTCGACGTGACCCGCGGCGAGCGCTCGCACCTCGCCTTCGGCCACGGCATCCACCACTGCCTGGGGGCGCCGCTGGCCCGTCTGGAGGCGCGCATCGCCGTACCGCTGGTGTTCGCGAAACTGCCCGGGCTGGCCCTGGACGGGGAGCCCTCCTACCGCCCGTCCACCGTCTCCCGGGCCCTTTCCTCCCTCCCGGTGACCTTCAGGAACGCAGGCTGA
- a CDS encoding cytochrome P450, which produces MTAVLPDFPMPREHPLDPPPQYRALSAERPVFQVRTPRGDTAWVVTRHEDVRAVLTDRAFSSDPRTPGFPTYVTGDVPPPQGFFMQADPPDHGRLRRTVTREFLINQMEALRPTMRRILDGLVDRMTADDRTSGDLVREFALPMAAMTICEILGVPFEDHVLFVSLTDTVLDRSSTPEQAVQAAGELMGYFDRLVTAKEKEPSEDLFGRMVARSADGGLTHEELVGMAALLLLGGYDTMAQIIGIGTVTLFEHPDQLEALRRDDTLLPGAVEEMLRYLSINHAGLPRGVTEDVVVGGQQIRAGDGVLVMLNAANRDEDVFEEADRFDIRRVNNSKHLAFGHGFHKCVGATLARVELTEVFGGLFRRLPGLRPTRSLDELPFRHDMVLYGVRELPVTW; this is translated from the coding sequence ATGACCGCTGTCCTGCCCGACTTCCCCATGCCACGCGAGCACCCCCTCGACCCGCCGCCCCAGTACCGTGCACTCAGTGCCGAACGCCCGGTCTTCCAGGTGCGCACTCCCCGCGGGGACACCGCCTGGGTCGTCACCCGCCACGAGGACGTACGGGCCGTGCTGACCGACCGAGCCTTCAGCTCGGACCCCCGCACGCCGGGCTTCCCCACCTACGTCACCGGGGACGTGCCCCCACCGCAGGGCTTCTTCATGCAGGCCGACCCGCCGGACCACGGACGACTGCGCCGTACCGTGACCCGCGAGTTCCTGATCAACCAGATGGAGGCGCTGCGGCCCACGATGCGCCGCATCCTCGACGGCCTGGTCGACCGCATGACTGCCGACGACCGCACGTCGGGCGACCTGGTCCGGGAGTTCGCGCTGCCCATGGCCGCCATGACGATCTGCGAGATCCTCGGCGTCCCCTTCGAGGACCACGTGCTGTTCGTGTCGCTTACCGACACCGTACTGGACCGCTCCAGCACCCCCGAGCAGGCGGTGCAGGCGGCGGGCGAGCTGATGGGCTACTTCGACCGGCTGGTCACCGCCAAGGAGAAGGAGCCGTCCGAGGACCTGTTCGGCCGCATGGTCGCCCGGTCCGCCGACGGCGGCCTCACCCACGAGGAACTCGTCGGCATGGCCGCCCTGCTGCTGCTCGGCGGCTACGACACCATGGCCCAGATCATCGGCATCGGCACGGTCACCCTCTTCGAACACCCCGATCAACTGGAGGCATTGCGGCGCGACGACACGCTGCTGCCGGGCGCGGTCGAGGAGATGCTGCGGTACCTGTCCATCAACCACGCGGGGCTGCCGCGCGGCGTCACCGAGGACGTAGTCGTCGGCGGCCAGCAGATCCGGGCGGGGGACGGCGTCCTGGTGATGCTGAACGCGGCCAACCGCGACGAGGACGTCTTCGAGGAAGCCGACAGGTTCGACATCCGCCGGGTGAACAACAGCAAGCACCTCGCCTTCGGCCACGGCTTCCACAAGTGCGTGGGAGCGACGCTCGCCCGCGTCGAACTCACCGAGGTCTTCGGCGGCCTGTTCCGGCGGCTGCCCGGGCTGCGCCCGACCCGCTCCCTCGACGAACTGCCCTTCCGTCACGACATGGTGCTCTACGGGGTCCGTGAGCTCCCCGTCACCTGGTGA
- a CDS encoding acyl carrier protein codes for MSELTTETSQSAVAEVIDWLRDRVAAQTGRPAAEIDPDVPLNDYGLDSVYLFGLSAEIEDHYGIEVEATIMWDNTSLAPLADALMPLIAAR; via the coding sequence ATGTCCGAACTCACCACCGAGACCTCGCAGTCGGCCGTCGCCGAGGTCATCGACTGGCTCCGCGACCGGGTGGCGGCCCAGACCGGACGCCCGGCGGCGGAGATCGACCCCGACGTCCCGCTCAACGACTACGGCCTGGACTCGGTGTACCTCTTCGGCCTTTCCGCCGAGATCGAGGACCACTACGGCATCGAGGTGGAGGCGACCATCATGTGGGACAACACCTCCCTCGCCCCGCTGGCCGATGCCCTCATGCCGCTTATCGCCGCGCGGTGA
- a CDS encoding acyl-CoA dehydrogenase family protein: MTEANTVGEPVPRPAAGTAGGGDADRLERFFGDAGDPANPAGRAAVLAADERGEMLRAGEELLTAYGLNAHFVPVELGGRLGRLDDLVRVMRTVYRRDPCLGLGYGAGSFMAAVNVWTAGSAGQRARLARRLLSGARAACAYHELDHGNDLTRAGLTALPGPDGRLRLNGRKEVVANLRRAETMVLFARTDPAQGGRSHSQLLLDAEDLPAGAVRYLDRFATVGMRGVQLGGVEFTDCPVPDDSVVGHPGQGVETALRSFQLTRIALPGMTIGLLDTALRTALRGSRGRALYGARAADLPLSRSILTEVFADLLLTDTFTMVAARAAHTAPAQAGVYASAVKALVPTVLIRAVSRLSELLGSQFYLRDGEQPLFQKLLRDVQPSAFGHASRVSCLSALLPQLPLTARRGWRSDTAAALPADTFRADRPLPGLSFGDLAVSAGGRDPLARSLVTAAGAAAADDPLAASGSAWCAELAALTQDAAGLAPTLIGPDAPPYAFGLTTRWTGVLAASACLNTWWCCPKETAPGAANPAVPLALLHRLGAHLDHHREPLPRHLAEPLHAELLRRLDAGLTFDLDCRPTGA; the protein is encoded by the coding sequence ATGACCGAGGCGAACACGGTGGGCGAGCCCGTACCACGGCCGGCGGCGGGGACGGCCGGCGGCGGGGACGCCGACAGGCTGGAGAGGTTCTTCGGGGACGCCGGCGACCCGGCGAACCCGGCCGGCCGCGCCGCGGTCCTGGCCGCCGACGAACGAGGCGAGATGCTCCGGGCCGGTGAGGAACTGCTGACCGCGTACGGGCTGAACGCCCACTTCGTCCCCGTCGAGCTGGGCGGGCGGCTCGGCCGCCTCGACGACCTCGTCCGCGTCATGCGGACCGTCTACCGGCGCGACCCGTGCCTGGGCCTCGGCTACGGCGCCGGCTCCTTCATGGCCGCCGTCAACGTGTGGACGGCCGGCAGCGCCGGACAGCGCGCCCGCCTCGCCCGGCGGCTGCTGTCCGGCGCCCGGGCGGCCTGCGCGTACCACGAGCTCGACCACGGCAACGACCTCACCCGGGCCGGCCTCACCGCCCTTCCCGGACCCGACGGGCGGCTGCGCCTGAACGGGCGCAAGGAGGTCGTGGCCAACCTGCGGCGGGCCGAGACCATGGTGCTCTTCGCCCGCACCGACCCGGCCCAGGGCGGCCGCAGCCACTCCCAGCTGCTCCTGGACGCAGAGGACCTGCCCGCTGGCGCCGTACGGTACCTGGACCGGTTCGCCACCGTAGGCATGCGCGGCGTGCAACTCGGCGGCGTCGAGTTCACCGACTGCCCGGTGCCCGACGACAGCGTCGTCGGGCACCCGGGGCAGGGCGTGGAGACCGCCCTGCGCTCGTTCCAGCTCACCCGCATCGCCCTGCCCGGCATGACGATCGGCCTGCTCGACACCGCCCTGCGCACCGCCCTGCGCGGCAGCCGCGGACGCGCACTCTACGGCGCCCGCGCGGCGGATCTGCCGCTGTCCCGGTCGATCCTCACGGAGGTCTTCGCCGACCTGCTGCTGACGGACACCTTCACCATGGTCGCCGCCCGGGCCGCCCACACCGCGCCGGCCCAGGCGGGCGTCTACGCGAGCGCCGTCAAGGCCCTCGTGCCGACGGTCCTGATCCGCGCCGTGAGCCGCCTGTCGGAGCTGCTCGGCTCGCAGTTCTACCTGCGCGACGGTGAACAGCCGCTCTTCCAGAAGCTGCTACGGGACGTGCAGCCGTCGGCGTTCGGACACGCCTCTCGGGTCTCCTGCCTGTCCGCGCTGCTCCCGCAGCTGCCGCTCACCGCGCGCCGCGGCTGGCGCTCCGATACCGCCGCCGCGCTGCCCGCGGACACCTTCCGCGCCGACCGGCCGCTGCCCGGCCTGTCCTTCGGCGACCTCGCGGTCTCGGCCGGCGGCCGCGATCCACTGGCCCGTTCGCTCGTCACGGCCGCCGGCGCCGCGGCAGCGGACGACCCGCTCGCCGCCTCCGGCAGCGCCTGGTGCGCGGAGCTGGCGGCGCTGACCCAGGACGCGGCCGGTCTCGCCCCCACCCTCATCGGGCCCGACGCGCCCCCGTACGCCTTCGGTCTCACCACTCGCTGGACCGGTGTCCTGGCCGCGTCTGCGTGCCTGAACACTTGGTGGTGCTGCCCGAAGGAGACCGCGCCCGGCGCCGCGAACCCGGCCGTCCCGCTCGCCCTGCTGCACCGGCTCGGCGCCCACCTGGACCACCACCGCGAGCCCCTGCCGCGCCACCTCGCCGAGCCGCTGCACGCGGAACTCCTCCGGCGCCTCGACGCCGGCCTCACCTTCGACCTCGACTGCCGCCCCACCGGGGCCTGA
- a CDS encoding acyl-CoA dehydrogenase, translated as MSGGAADWPTGLPGRLERAMEAAADGPFHPAAIARLDDREEFPTEAAAVLDACGIARAYVPAGLGGAPGGLPELIAALRTVARRDVTVAVAHGKTFLGSVPTWVAGRDGQRRVLAARVLDGAVVSWGLTEPGHGSDLLAGELTAEPAPDGGWRLDGAKWPVNNATRGRFVSVLARTAPAGGPRGFSLFLVDKEVLAPGSWRPLPKEPTHGIRGADISGVRFEGAYVPEDALTGRVGEGLDVVLRSLQLTRTVCTSLSLGAGEHALRLAHAFAAGRALYGTTLLRLPLARRVLGRAAASLVLADAASLLAARSVHCLTGEMSVVSAVVKAGVPDIVQLAVDDLAELLGARGFLTGHHEHGRFQKLERDHRVVAVFDGSTAVNRSALIGQFPVLARRIASGEHDGAGLASAVSAGPVPPLDFGALRLVSRTGCSVVQALPAVAGRIAALAAAGTLPGRVRDLAGALAEETAAVADAMAALRPAGRDAPPEAFGAARRYERCYAGAAAAHLLLADPGDPRRATLLTAALERALELLRPGHEAPQEAYEPAVAVLAEPTGELIA; from the coding sequence GTGAGCGGCGGCGCGGCTGACTGGCCCACCGGCCTGCCGGGCCGCCTGGAGAGGGCCATGGAGGCTGCGGCCGACGGGCCGTTCCACCCGGCGGCCATCGCCCGGCTGGACGACCGGGAGGAGTTCCCCACCGAGGCCGCCGCGGTCCTCGATGCCTGCGGCATCGCCCGCGCCTACGTGCCGGCCGGGCTGGGCGGCGCGCCCGGCGGCCTGCCGGAGCTCATCGCGGCGCTGCGCACTGTGGCCCGCCGGGACGTGACCGTCGCCGTCGCACACGGCAAGACCTTCCTGGGCTCGGTGCCGACCTGGGTGGCGGGCCGGGACGGCCAGCGGCGGGTTCTCGCCGCCCGGGTCCTGGACGGCGCGGTGGTGTCCTGGGGGCTGACCGAGCCCGGGCACGGCAGCGACCTGCTGGCCGGCGAGCTGACGGCCGAGCCCGCGCCGGACGGGGGCTGGCGGCTCGACGGCGCCAAGTGGCCGGTCAACAACGCCACCCGCGGCCGGTTCGTCTCGGTGCTGGCCCGTACGGCGCCCGCGGGCGGGCCGCGCGGGTTCAGCCTGTTCCTCGTCGACAAGGAGGTGCTTGCGCCGGGCAGTTGGCGGCCCCTGCCCAAGGAGCCCACGCACGGCATCCGGGGCGCTGACATCAGCGGCGTCCGCTTCGAGGGCGCGTACGTACCAGAAGACGCCCTGACCGGCCGGGTCGGTGAGGGCCTGGACGTCGTGCTGCGCTCCCTCCAGCTGACCAGGACCGTGTGCACCTCCCTGTCGCTGGGCGCCGGTGAGCACGCGCTGCGGCTGGCCCACGCGTTCGCGGCCGGGCGCGCCCTGTACGGCACCACCCTGCTGCGGCTCCCGCTGGCCCGCCGGGTGCTCGGGCGGGCCGCGGCCTCCCTCGTGCTTGCCGACGCCGCCTCGCTGCTGGCGGCGCGCTCCGTGCACTGCCTGACCGGTGAGATGAGCGTGGTGTCGGCGGTCGTCAAGGCCGGCGTGCCGGATATCGTCCAGCTCGCCGTCGACGACCTCGCCGAACTCCTCGGCGCCCGCGGCTTCCTGACCGGCCACCACGAGCACGGCCGCTTCCAGAAGCTGGAGCGGGACCATCGCGTCGTGGCCGTCTTCGACGGCAGCACCGCGGTGAACCGCTCTGCGCTGATCGGCCAGTTCCCCGTGCTCGCCCGGCGGATCGCCAGCGGCGAGCACGACGGCGCGGGGCTCGCGTCCGCCGTCTCCGCCGGTCCGGTCCCCCCGCTGGACTTCGGGGCGCTGCGGCTGGTGAGCCGTACCGGCTGCAGCGTGGTGCAAGCGCTGCCCGCCGTCGCCGGCCGGATCGCCGCGCTCGCCGCCGCGGGCACCCTGCCGGGGCGGGTCCGCGACCTGGCCGGGGCGCTGGCCGAGGAGACGGCGGCGGTCGCGGACGCCATGGCGGCCCTGCGGCCCGCAGGCCGCGACGCACCCCCCGAGGCGTTCGGGGCGGCCCGCCGCTACGAACGCTGCTACGCGGGTGCCGCGGCTGCCCACCTTCTGCTCGCGGACCCCGGGGACCCGCGGCGCGCCACCCTCCTGACCGCCGCCCTCGAACGGGCCCTGGAACTGCTGCGGCCGGGCCACGAGGCGCCGCAGGAGGCGTACGAACCGGCGGTGGCGGTACTCGCCGAGCCGACGGGGGAGCTGATCGCATGA
- a CDS encoding fatty acyl-AMP ligase, translating to MTEPLLPDEPSAVHLLRRHAGERPGRAAVTFVHDHDAADGARTLDYAALDAEARRVASWLQERCAPGDRVLLLHPPGLPFVTAFLGCVYAGTIAVPSPMPGQFQYQQRRVTGIALDAGVSVALTDTGQVDEARRWLEAEGLDFTVAASDGAYFGAADRWRDPAAAHRDLVMLQYTSGSTGDPKGVMVDHGNLLHNADSLRRALGLTEETNFGGWIPLYHDMGLMGQLLPSLFLGSSCALMSPMAFLKRPHQWLNLIDRYDLGYSAAPNFAYELCVRRVTDAQLEQLDLSGWRFAANGSEPIQPSTVRDFADRFAPAGFRAEALAPCYGMAEATVYVSGLAGRPPRITAVDSDALEKHVLQPPLPSGPVRELVGCGDVPDFEVRIVDEGGTVLPDGTTGEIWLRGPSVATGYWGRPDATEETFGARTADGAGPFLRTGDLGALQDGEIYVTGRSKDLLIVHGRNLYPQDVEHALRLRHPALATLAGTAFTVSVPQEEVVVLHEVRGRFTDEQYQALARDMRTTVYQEFGVRTAGLVLLRPGAVRKTTSGKVQRAEMRRLFLDGALTPVHTHLEAAVGALVSGEGA from the coding sequence GTGACCGAACCCCTGCTGCCGGACGAGCCCAGCGCCGTTCACCTGCTGCGCCGCCACGCCGGCGAACGGCCCGGCCGCGCCGCGGTCACCTTCGTCCACGACCACGACGCGGCCGACGGCGCCCGCACCCTCGACTACGCGGCGCTCGACGCGGAGGCCCGCCGGGTGGCCTCCTGGCTACAGGAACGCTGCGCGCCGGGCGACCGCGTCCTGCTGCTGCACCCGCCGGGCCTGCCCTTCGTCACCGCCTTCCTGGGCTGCGTGTACGCGGGCACCATCGCGGTGCCCTCGCCGATGCCGGGTCAGTTCCAGTACCAGCAGCGCAGGGTCACCGGCATCGCGCTGGACGCCGGGGTGAGCGTGGCGCTCACCGACACCGGGCAGGTCGACGAGGCTCGCCGCTGGCTCGAGGCCGAGGGCCTCGACTTCACCGTGGCGGCAAGCGACGGCGCGTACTTCGGCGCCGCCGACCGCTGGCGCGACCCCGCGGCCGCCCACCGCGACCTCGTCATGCTCCAGTACACCTCCGGGTCCACCGGCGACCCCAAGGGCGTCATGGTCGACCACGGAAACCTGCTGCACAACGCCGACAGCCTGCGCCGCGCCCTCGGGCTGACCGAAGAGACCAACTTCGGCGGGTGGATACCGCTTTACCATGACATGGGCCTGATGGGGCAGCTGCTGCCCAGCCTGTTCCTCGGCAGCAGCTGTGCGCTGATGTCGCCGATGGCGTTCCTCAAACGCCCCCACCAGTGGCTCAACCTCATCGACCGCTACGACCTCGGGTATTCGGCCGCGCCCAACTTCGCCTACGAGCTGTGCGTGCGCCGGGTGACCGACGCCCAGCTGGAACAGCTCGACCTGTCCGGGTGGCGGTTCGCGGCCAACGGCTCGGAGCCGATCCAGCCGTCCACCGTGCGCGACTTCGCCGACCGCTTCGCCCCTGCCGGGTTCCGCGCCGAGGCCCTCGCCCCCTGCTACGGGATGGCCGAGGCGACCGTGTACGTGTCCGGCCTGGCCGGCCGGCCGCCCCGGATCACCGCCGTCGACTCCGACGCCCTGGAGAAGCACGTCCTGCAGCCCCCGCTGCCCAGCGGGCCGGTCCGCGAGCTGGTGGGCTGCGGGGACGTACCGGACTTCGAGGTACGGATCGTGGACGAGGGCGGCACGGTGCTGCCCGACGGCACCACGGGCGAGATATGGCTGCGCGGTCCCAGCGTGGCCACGGGCTACTGGGGCCGCCCGGATGCCACCGAGGAGACCTTCGGCGCCCGTACCGCGGACGGCGCCGGCCCGTTCCTGCGCACGGGCGACCTGGGCGCCCTGCAGGACGGTGAGATCTATGTGACCGGGCGCAGCAAGGACCTGCTGATCGTGCACGGCCGCAACCTCTACCCGCAGGACGTCGAGCACGCACTGCGGCTGCGGCACCCCGCGCTCGCCACGCTGGCCGGCACCGCGTTCACCGTGTCCGTACCGCAGGAGGAGGTCGTCGTGCTGCACGAGGTCCGCGGCCGGTTCACCGACGAGCAGTACCAGGCGCTGGCCCGGGACATGCGCACCACGGTCTACCAGGAGTTCGGGGTGCGCACGGCCGGCCTGGTCCTGCTCAGGCCGGGTGCCGTCCGCAAGACGACCAGCGGCAAGGTGCAGCGCGCCGAGATGCGGCGGCTGTTCCTCGACGGCGCCCTCACCCCCGTCCACACTCATCTGGAGGCGGCGGTGGGCGCGCTGGTGAGCGGGGAGGGCGCGTGA
- a CDS encoding thioester reductase domain-containing protein — MNAPTPPLANDPLAQTAWAAFRTRLREFAADQLPEAMVPSRFVVLPELPKLPNGKVDRGRLPAVSDGESAGTAYVAPQTPLEILLADIWADLLGVGRVGQKDNFFELGGDSLAAAQTAARLRAATGLQVSLRSLFDHPTLGRLARHIGAQDGPAPTVDGGRHPRSISGTDLAAEAVLPADIAPADDAAPPAPAPYTTVLLTGGTGYTGAFLMRELLDRSGAHLYVLVRADTPRQAAGRVRTAMERYGVWRDGDESRFTGVPGDLARPYFGLDHGTYRRLARDVQMIVHNGAWSSYALPYRRLKPVNVLGTQEVLRLAARHLIKPVHYISSLAVYPGRPGEHRWPEDAATGPEGVVGGYRQTKWVGDRMMAQAHERGLPTCVYRPGQITGAQTTGACAEDTFLNATLKGCVQLGAALEFDVFLEMTPVDFCAAAVAHVALGGQGHGTAFNLPGGRPLAWDRLVDLLDECGYPLRRLSYADWYAELTRAVESGEQNELARFLPLFGSDQPAEDLGYRGSRPVFGTANLRAALTGSGITCLPPGLELVSRYLDHFEATHFLPARAERTAERKAP, encoded by the coding sequence GTGAACGCACCCACCCCGCCCCTGGCCAACGATCCGCTGGCCCAGACGGCCTGGGCCGCCTTCCGCACCCGGCTGCGGGAGTTCGCCGCCGACCAGCTGCCGGAGGCGATGGTCCCGTCCCGCTTCGTCGTCCTGCCCGAGCTGCCCAAGCTGCCCAACGGCAAGGTAGACCGCGGCCGGCTGCCCGCGGTGTCCGACGGCGAGAGCGCCGGCACCGCCTACGTCGCGCCGCAGACGCCCCTGGAGATCCTGCTCGCCGACATCTGGGCCGATCTGCTCGGTGTCGGCCGCGTCGGCCAGAAGGACAACTTCTTCGAACTCGGCGGCGACTCCCTCGCAGCGGCCCAGACGGCGGCCCGGCTGCGCGCGGCGACCGGGCTCCAGGTGAGCCTGCGCAGCCTGTTCGACCACCCGACCCTGGGACGTCTCGCCCGCCACATCGGTGCCCAGGACGGCCCCGCGCCCACAGTGGACGGCGGCCGGCACCCGCGGTCGATCTCCGGCACGGACCTGGCGGCGGAGGCCGTCCTGCCCGCCGACATCGCCCCGGCGGACGACGCCGCCCCACCGGCCCCGGCGCCGTACACCACAGTCCTGCTCACCGGCGGAACCGGTTACACCGGGGCGTTCCTGATGCGGGAGCTGCTCGACCGGTCCGGCGCCCACCTGTACGTCCTGGTGCGCGCGGACACGCCGCGGCAAGCGGCGGGGCGGGTCCGGACGGCGATGGAGCGGTACGGGGTGTGGCGCGACGGCGACGAGAGCCGGTTCACCGGGGTGCCCGGCGACCTCGCCCGGCCGTACTTCGGCCTCGACCACGGTACATACCGGCGCCTCGCCCGCGACGTGCAGATGATCGTCCACAACGGCGCATGGTCCAGCTACGCGCTGCCGTACCGGCGGCTCAAGCCGGTCAACGTGCTAGGCACCCAGGAGGTACTGCGGCTCGCCGCCCGGCACCTGATCAAGCCGGTGCACTACATCTCCTCCCTCGCGGTGTATCCGGGCCGCCCCGGCGAGCACCGCTGGCCGGAGGATGCGGCGACCGGCCCCGAGGGTGTGGTCGGCGGATACCGGCAGACCAAGTGGGTGGGCGACCGCATGATGGCGCAGGCCCACGAACGGGGCCTGCCCACCTGCGTCTACCGGCCCGGCCAGATCACCGGCGCCCAGACCACCGGCGCCTGCGCCGAGGACACGTTCCTCAACGCCACTCTCAAGGGGTGCGTCCAGCTCGGCGCGGCCCTGGAGTTCGACGTGTTCCTGGAGATGACCCCGGTCGACTTCTGCGCCGCGGCGGTCGCACACGTCGCACTCGGCGGACAGGGCCACGGCACCGCCTTCAACCTGCCGGGCGGCCGTCCGCTCGCCTGGGACCGGCTGGTCGACCTGCTCGACGAGTGCGGGTACCCGCTGCGCAGGCTCTCGTACGCCGACTGGTACGCCGAACTGACCCGGGCCGTCGAAAGCGGCGAGCAGAACGAACTCGCCCGTTTCCTCCCCCTGTTCGGCTCCGACCAGCCGGCCGAGGACCTGGGCTACCGGGGCAGCCGACCCGTCTTCGGCACCGCCAACCTGCGGGCGGCGCTGACCGGCTCGGGCATCACCTGCCTGCCGCCCGGGCTCGAACTCGTCAGCCGCTACCTCGACCACTTCGAAGCCACCCACTTCCTGCCCGCGCGTGCGGAGAGGACCGCGGAGAGGAAAGCCCCGTGA